A DNA window from Pseudomonas tohonis contains the following coding sequences:
- a CDS encoding GntR family transcriptional regulator: MNDVEHSLKKPPRAAKGTRNGTQDEVVYAHIFEAILEQRLAPATKLSEEALGEIFGVSRTIIRRALSRLAHEGVVLLRPNRGAVVASPGAEEARQIFYARRMIERAITELACVNATPEQIAGLRQMVIEERECFARGDRGMGIRLSGEFHLKLAEAAGNFTLLGFLRSLISQTSLIIALYESNSRTHCSDEEHDKVIDAIESHNVEVAVDLMMRHMDSVDAKLNLEGETASDDLHAVFSHLLQSKKKSTRASSRSA, encoded by the coding sequence ATGAACGACGTTGAACACAGTTTGAAGAAGCCGCCGCGTGCAGCCAAAGGCACGCGCAATGGCACCCAGGATGAAGTCGTCTACGCACATATCTTCGAAGCCATCCTCGAACAGCGCCTGGCCCCGGCCACCAAGTTGAGCGAAGAGGCCCTGGGCGAGATCTTCGGTGTCAGCCGCACCATCATCCGCCGCGCTCTGTCGCGCCTTGCCCACGAGGGCGTGGTGCTGCTGCGTCCCAACCGTGGTGCCGTCGTGGCCAGCCCGGGGGCCGAGGAAGCGCGGCAGATCTTCTACGCACGTCGCATGATCGAGCGCGCCATCACCGAACTGGCTTGCGTCAACGCCACTCCCGAACAGATCGCCGGCCTGCGCCAGATGGTCATCGAGGAGCGCGAGTGCTTCGCTCGTGGTGACCGCGGCATGGGCATCCGCCTGTCCGGCGAGTTCCACCTGAAGCTGGCCGAGGCCGCTGGTAACTTCACCCTGCTGGGCTTCCTGCGCAGCCTGATTTCGCAGACCTCGCTGATCATCGCCCTGTACGAGAGCAACAGCCGCACCCATTGCTCGGACGAGGAACACGACAAGGTCATCGACGCCATCGAGTCGCATAACGTCGAGGTCGCCGTCGACCTGATGATGCGCCACATGGACAGCGTCGACGCCAAGCTCAACCTCGAAGGCGAAACCGCCTCCGACGACCTGCACGCGGTGTTCTCGCACCTGCTGCAGAGCAAGAAGAAAAGCACCCGCGCTTCCTCGCGCAGCGCCTGA